In Salvelinus alpinus chromosome 22, SLU_Salpinus.1, whole genome shotgun sequence, one genomic interval encodes:
- the LOC139548845 gene encoding refilin-B-like — MVGGLNLLNVCDDEPLDMSCKAERGLDSPDSGLPPSPSPSHWLLPDCGDKGVISPVSEDERTGSSLVPILSIGSVPQRHTLSYGEGIELDPLPSKEIRYTSSVHYDSERHFIHDVAMQPRGLGLENCSQTFLAVPHSTWRHYKTQLDLQPRQRGQHFQSTTIVYPKHAHTIYTTELSYDSRRLARRFLSSVELEAADRRRLPH; from the exons ATGGTGGGCGGACTAAACTTGCTGAATGTATGTGACGACGAGCCACTGGACATGAGTTGCAAAGCCGAGCGGGGACTTGACAGCCCGGACTCCGGACTACCCCCCAGCCCCAGTCCGAGCCACTGGCTGCTGCCTGATTGCGGGGATAAAGGTGTCATAAGCCCCGTGTCTGAAGACGAGAGGACAGGGTCATCCTTG GTCCCTATTTTATCGATTGGATCTGTTCCTCAGCGGCACACGTTGTCCTACGGGGAGGGCATAGAACTTGATCCACTACCGTCCAAGGAAATACG ATACACATCGTCTGTCCACTATGATTCAGAGCGTCACTTTATCCACGACGTGGCCATGCAGCCCAGAGGCCTGGGTCTGGAGAACTGCAGCCAGACGTTCCTGGCTGTCCCTCACAGCACCTGGAGACACTACAAGACCCAGCTAGACCTCCAGCCTCGCCAGCGGGGCCAGCATTTCCAGAGCACCACCATCGTCTACCCCAAGCACGCTCACACCATCTACACCACAGAGCTGAGCTACGACAGCCGCCGGCTAGCCAGGAGATTCTTGTCGAGCGTGGAGCTGGAGGCTGCTGACCGGAGAAGGCTACCCCATTGA
- the liat1 gene encoding protein LIAT1, producing the protein MNHSRNVDTAVWSQDALTNVSVTNDSKRKKKKRKDKTKDKKSGSTRKGPSSPSNSDDAAADKLTNTEQQQVVKGSSTRSKPTLKGSNSKKTKARSLTSLRNNKSQREAMKHEETLTGPDAGTHQAPLSWDQAGQNDPARESLRWDGVLEDPVAEAERIEVYKANRRKRYLASQQGAMDYLGLFKGHLESSGAITHNI; encoded by the exons ATGAACCACAGCAGAAACGTTGATACGGCGGTATGGAGCCAGGATGCTCTGACCAACGTGAGCGTTACAAATGACAGCAAGCGAAAGAAAAAGAAGAGAAAggataaaacaaaagataaaaagAGTGGATCGACGAGAAAAGGACCGAGCTCGCCTTCAAACTCCGATGATGCAGCAG CAGATAAACTCACCAACACTGAGCAGCAACAGGTCGTCAAAGGCTCCTCCACACGGTCCAAACCCACCCTGAAGGGCTCCAACAGCAAAAAGACCAAGGCCAGAAGTCTGACCAGCCTCCGCAACAATAAATCCCAGCGAGAGGCAATGAAACACGAGGAAACGTTGACAGGGCCAGACGCTGGTACCCACCAAGCCCCACTGTCATGGGACCAGGCTGGCCAGAACGACCCAGCCAGGGAGAGCCTGAGGTGGGATGGAGTTCTGGAGGATCCGGTGGCCGAGGCAGAGAGGATAGAGGTGTACAAGGCCAACCGGAGGAAACGGTACCTGGCCTCACAGCAGGGGGCGATGGACTACTTGGGCTTGTTCAAGGGACACTTGGAGAGCAGTGGTGCCATTACACACAATATCTAG